A section of the Thauera chlorobenzoica genome encodes:
- a CDS encoding ABC transporter permease yields MVAESPLAGFRTLLYKETLRFWKVGFQTVAAPVLNALLFLLIFSHVLERHVTVYGDVAYTSFLVPGLVMMAVLQNAFANSSSSLIQSKITGNIIFVLLPPLSYREFYAAYVIASTLRGLMVGAGVLAVASPFVELPLAHPLWVLAFAVMGGVILGSFGVIAGIWADKFDQLAAFQNFLILPLTMLSGVFYSIHSLPPFWQDVSHFNPFFFMIDGFRYGFFGQSDTSPWLSLGVVCLCFVSLAALTLAMLARGYKLRS; encoded by the coding sequence TTGGTGGCCGAGTCGCCGCTGGCCGGCTTCCGTACCCTGCTGTACAAGGAAACGCTGCGCTTCTGGAAGGTCGGCTTCCAGACCGTGGCCGCGCCGGTGCTCAACGCCTTGTTGTTCCTGCTGATCTTCTCCCACGTGCTCGAGCGCCACGTCACCGTCTATGGCGACGTCGCCTACACCAGCTTCCTGGTGCCGGGTCTGGTGATGATGGCGGTGCTGCAGAACGCCTTCGCCAACAGCTCGTCGTCGCTGATCCAGAGCAAGATCACCGGCAACATCATCTTCGTGCTGCTGCCGCCGCTGTCCTACCGTGAGTTCTACGCCGCCTACGTCATCGCCTCGACCCTGCGCGGGCTGATGGTGGGCGCCGGCGTGCTGGCGGTCGCTTCGCCGTTCGTCGAGCTGCCGCTCGCCCATCCGTTGTGGGTGCTGGCCTTTGCCGTGATGGGCGGGGTGATCCTCGGCTCCTTCGGCGTCATCGCCGGCATCTGGGCGGACAAGTTCGACCAGCTCGCCGCCTTCCAGAACTTCCTGATCCTGCCGCTGACGATGCTCTCGGGGGTGTTCTACTCGATCCACTCGCTGCCGCCGTTCTGGCAGGACGTGTCGCATTTCAATCCGTTCTTCTTCATGATCGACGGCTTCCGTTACGGTTTCTTCGGTCAATCGGACACTTCGCCCTGGCTGTCGCTGGGGGTGGTGTGCCTGTGTTTCGTCTCCCTCGCGGCCCTCACCCTGGCGATGCTCGCCCGGGGCTACAAGCTGCGCTCCTGA
- the mlaE gene encoding lipid asymmetry maintenance ABC transporter permease subunit MlaE yields the protein MNGVLAALRHVGALTIDGIWRLGFATRFLVAVLLASGQSLRRIHLTVRELYFSGVLSLLIICVSGLFVGLVLGLQGYDILQRYGSADAVGVMVALSLLRELGPVIAALLFASRAGSAITAEIGLMKATEQLKAMDMMAVDPVARVVAPRFWGGVLSMPLLAALFSAMGVFGGWLITVVVIGVDDGAFWSQMQAAVEIRYDIVNGVIKSFVFGFVVSLIAVFEGYDCHPTAEGVSRAITRTVVTSALVILALDFVLTSFMFRGL from the coding sequence ATGAACGGCGTGCTCGCCGCGCTGCGCCATGTCGGCGCGCTCACCATCGACGGCATCTGGCGGCTGGGCTTTGCCACCCGCTTCCTGGTCGCGGTGCTGCTCGCTTCCGGCCAGTCGCTGCGGCGCATCCACCTGACCGTCCGCGAGCTGTACTTCAGCGGCGTGCTGTCGCTGCTGATCATCTGTGTGTCCGGCCTGTTCGTCGGCCTCGTGCTCGGTCTGCAGGGCTACGACATCCTCCAGCGCTACGGTTCGGCCGATGCGGTCGGGGTGATGGTGGCGCTTTCCCTGCTGCGCGAACTCGGCCCGGTGATCGCCGCGCTGCTGTTCGCCAGCCGCGCCGGTTCGGCGATCACCGCCGAGATCGGCCTGATGAAGGCCACCGAGCAGTTGAAGGCGATGGACATGATGGCGGTCGATCCGGTCGCGCGCGTGGTGGCGCCGCGCTTCTGGGGCGGCGTGCTGTCGATGCCGCTGCTGGCGGCGCTGTTTTCGGCGATGGGGGTGTTCGGCGGCTGGCTGATCACCGTCGTCGTCATTGGCGTCGATGACGGCGCCTTCTGGTCGCAGATGCAGGCCGCGGTGGAGATCCGCTACGACATCGTGAACGGGGTGATCAAATCCTTCGTCTTCGGTTTCGTGGTGTCCCTGATCGCGGTGTTCGAGGGCTACGACTGCCATCCGACCGCGGAAGGTGTGTCGCGCGCCATTACCCGCACGGTCGTCACTTCGGCGCTGGTCATCCTGGCGCTCGATTTCGTGCTCACCTCCTTCATGTTCCGGGGGCTATGA
- a CDS encoding BolA family protein, with translation MFEASEIKRLIEQGLPCEFVFIEGDDGVHFRGIVASAAFEGKTKVRQHQAVYATLGPLMGNEIHALQLQTFTPAQWEEGRGELGM, from the coding sequence ATGTTCGAAGCAAGCGAGATCAAGCGCCTGATCGAGCAGGGCCTGCCCTGCGAGTTCGTCTTCATCGAGGGCGACGACGGCGTCCATTTCCGCGGCATCGTCGCCAGCGCCGCGTTCGAGGGCAAGACCAAGGTGCGCCAGCACCAGGCGGTGTATGCCACCCTCGGGCCCCTGATGGGCAACGAGATCCACGCCCTGCAGCTGCAGACCTTCACTCCCGCGCAGTGGGAGGAAGGTCGCGGCGAGCTGGGGATGTGA
- the murA gene encoding UDP-N-acetylglucosamine 1-carboxyvinyltransferase — protein MDKLLIEGGARLHGEIAISGAKNAALPILCAALLSAEPVTFTNVPRLNDIDTLLALLGQMGVKVAREGHTVTLDAGGLDNPVAPYEMVKTMRASILVLGPLVARCGEARVSLPGGCAIGARPVDQHIKGLQAMGAEVRVEHGYVHATVPRLKGARLFTDMVTVTGTENLMMAATLAAGETVIENAAREPEVVDLANCLVAMGAQISGAGSDVIRIRGVDRLHGATHRIMPDRIETGTYLCAAAVTGGEVRLTGTSSCYLDAVIDKLMDAGCEIVSERDAIRLKAPARLGAVSLRTAPYPAFPTDMQAQFMAINCVASGVAMIRETIFENRFMHAVELQRLGADIRIDGNTAVVQGVAKLEGATVMATDLRASASLVVAGLVAEGETTIERIYHLDRGYERLEAKLAALGARVRRLA, from the coding sequence ATGGACAAGCTGCTGATCGAAGGCGGGGCCCGCCTGCACGGTGAGATTGCCATTTCCGGCGCCAAGAACGCGGCGCTGCCGATCCTGTGTGCGGCGCTGCTGAGCGCCGAGCCGGTGACTTTCACCAACGTGCCGCGCCTCAACGACATCGACACCCTGCTGGCGCTGCTCGGGCAGATGGGAGTGAAGGTCGCGCGCGAGGGGCACACCGTGACCCTCGACGCCGGCGGCCTCGACAATCCGGTCGCGCCCTACGAGATGGTCAAGACCATGCGCGCCTCGATCCTCGTGCTCGGTCCGTTGGTGGCGCGCTGCGGCGAGGCCCGGGTGTCGCTGCCCGGTGGCTGCGCGATCGGTGCCCGCCCGGTGGATCAGCACATCAAGGGCCTGCAGGCGATGGGGGCCGAGGTCCGCGTCGAGCACGGCTATGTGCACGCCACCGTGCCGCGGCTGAAGGGCGCGCGCCTGTTCACCGACATGGTCACCGTCACCGGTACCGAGAACCTGATGATGGCGGCGACGCTCGCCGCCGGCGAAACGGTGATCGAGAACGCCGCGCGCGAGCCCGAGGTCGTCGACCTGGCCAACTGCCTGGTGGCGATGGGAGCGCAGATTTCCGGCGCCGGTTCCGACGTGATCCGCATCCGCGGCGTCGATCGCCTGCACGGTGCGACCCACCGCATCATGCCCGACCGCATCGAGACCGGCACCTACCTGTGCGCGGCCGCGGTCACCGGCGGCGAAGTCCGGCTCACCGGCACGTCGTCGTGCTATCTCGATGCGGTGATCGACAAGCTGATGGACGCCGGCTGCGAGATCGTCTCCGAACGCGACGCGATCCGCCTCAAGGCGCCGGCGCGGCTCGGCGCGGTGAGCTTGCGCACCGCACCCTATCCGGCCTTCCCCACCGACATGCAGGCCCAGTTCATGGCGATCAACTGCGTCGCCAGCGGGGTGGCGATGATCCGCGAAACGATCTTCGAGAACCGCTTCATGCATGCGGTCGAGCTCCAGCGCCTGGGGGCCGACATCCGCATCGACGGCAATACCGCGGTGGTGCAGGGGGTGGCGAAGCTCGAAGGGGCGACGGTGATGGCCACCGACCTGCGCGCCTCGGCCAGCCTGGTGGTGGCGGGGCTGGTCGCCGAGGGCGAGACTACGATCGAGCGCATCTACCATCTCGACCGCGGCTACGAGCGGCTGGAAGCCAAGCTGGCGGCGCTGGGGGCGAGGGTCCGGCGTCTGGCCTGA
- the mlaD gene encoding outer membrane lipid asymmetry maintenance protein MlaD, producing the protein MSRTALDLWVGIFVALGFAALVFLALRVGNSSGFNAGDAYRVVAPFDNIGGLKVRAPVKSAGVLVGRVSGIRFDPEIYRAVVDLEIDRRYAFPADSTASILTSGLLGEQYVGLEAGGDVEVLKDGDRVLITQSAMVLEKLIGQFMFDRAADAPAAQ; encoded by the coding sequence ATGAGTCGTACCGCGCTCGACCTGTGGGTCGGCATTTTCGTCGCGCTGGGGTTCGCGGCGCTGGTTTTCCTGGCGCTGCGGGTGGGCAATTCCTCTGGCTTCAACGCGGGCGACGCGTACCGGGTGGTGGCGCCGTTCGACAATATCGGCGGCTTGAAAGTGCGCGCCCCGGTCAAGAGCGCGGGCGTACTCGTCGGCCGTGTTTCCGGCATCCGCTTCGACCCCGAAATCTACCGCGCGGTGGTCGATCTCGAGATCGACCGCCGCTACGCTTTCCCGGCGGACTCCACGGCCTCCATCCTCACCTCCGGCCTGCTTGGCGAGCAGTATGTCGGCCTCGAGGCGGGGGGCGATGTCGAGGTGCTGAAGGACGGCGACCGCGTGCTGATCACCCAGTCGGCGATGGTGCTGGAAAAGCTGATCGGCCAGTTCATGTTCGATCGCGCGGCGGACGCGCCGGCGGCGCAGTAA
- the hisG gene encoding ATP phosphoribosyltransferase, with protein sequence MSSITLALSKGRIFEETLPLLAAAGIVPTDNPESSRKLIIGTNRPDVRLVIVRATDTPTYVQYGAADLGIAGKDVLVEHGGAGLYQPLDLNIAKCRLCVAVQKGFDYVAATRPGGRIRVATKYMNAAKAHFAGKGMHVDLIKLYGSMELAPLVGLADAIVDLVSTGGTLRANNLEEVEDIMPISSRLIVNQASLKLKRELLQPVLDAFAGAIRP encoded by the coding sequence GTGTCCAGCATCACGCTCGCCCTGTCCAAGGGGCGCATCTTCGAAGAAACCCTGCCGCTGCTGGCCGCCGCCGGCATCGTGCCGACCGACAACCCCGAGTCCTCGCGCAAGCTCATCATCGGCACCAACCGCCCCGATGTGCGCCTGGTCATCGTGCGCGCAACCGACACCCCGACCTACGTCCAGTACGGTGCCGCCGACCTCGGCATCGCCGGCAAGGACGTGCTGGTCGAACACGGCGGCGCGGGGCTGTACCAGCCGCTCGATCTGAACATCGCGAAGTGCCGCTTGTGCGTTGCGGTGCAGAAAGGCTTCGATTACGTCGCCGCCACCCGGCCGGGCGGGCGCATCCGCGTCGCCACCAAGTACATGAATGCCGCCAAGGCCCATTTCGCCGGCAAGGGCATGCACGTGGACCTGATCAAGCTCTACGGCTCGATGGAGCTGGCACCGCTGGTCGGGCTGGCCGACGCGATCGTCGATCTGGTGTCGACCGGCGGCACGCTGCGCGCGAACAATCTCGAAGAGGTCGAGGACATCATGCCGATCAGCTCGCGCCTGATCGTCAACCAGGCCTCGCTCAAGCTCAAGCGCGAACTGCTGCAGCCGGTGCTCGACGCCTTTGCCGGCGCGATCCGGCCCTGA
- the rnk gene encoding nucleoside diphosphate kinase regulator: protein MKPSIIVSSSDLERLEGLLTLPAFRSRSDLDGLRAELERADVREPEEMPADVITMNSRARFLEENTGREYELTLAYPKDADAEAHRVSIFSPAGSALLGLSSGQTIDWKTVDGKTIRLKVLEVTWQPEANGQFDL, encoded by the coding sequence ATGAAACCGTCGATCATCGTCTCCAGCAGCGACCTCGAGCGCCTCGAAGGCCTGCTCACCCTTCCCGCCTTCCGCAGCCGCAGCGACCTCGACGGCCTGCGCGCGGAACTCGAGCGCGCCGACGTGCGCGAACCGGAAGAAATGCCGGCCGACGTCATCACGATGAACAGCCGCGCCCGCTTCCTGGAGGAAAACACCGGGCGCGAATACGAGCTGACCCTGGCCTACCCCAAGGACGCCGACGCCGAAGCGCACCGGGTGTCGATTTTCTCACCCGCCGGCAGCGCCCTGCTCGGCCTGTCCAGCGGCCAGACGATCGACTGGAAGACGGTCGACGGCAAGACGATCCGCCTGAAAGTGCTCGAAGTCACCTGGCAGCCCGAAGCCAACGGCCAGTTCGACCTCTGA
- a CDS encoding MlaA family lipoprotein, with amino-acid sequence MQAQLRILRRRGLGAIVLATAMLAGCATTATPGDPLEGYNRAMFAFNEQVDKVALEPAARAYESVVPVPLRTGVGNFFGNLADPWIGLNNLLQGKVAESLGDFMRFAFNSTWGLLGVLDIASEAGLAKHDEDLGQTLGHWGVGEGAYIVLPFFGPRTVRDALALPADLEGDSPLRIGHVPTRNTLTGVRIIHTRHTLLGAERTLEEATLDKYAYVRDFYLEQRRYKVSDGKRERVYEDFDDLSASPLGDGIDVAAVTAVTRLELARFGASAVEAGGASVQSMK; translated from the coding sequence ATGCAGGCGCAATTGCGTATTCTTCGCCGCCGGGGCCTGGGCGCGATCGTGTTGGCGACGGCGATGCTCGCCGGCTGTGCCACCACGGCGACGCCCGGCGATCCGCTCGAAGGCTATAACCGGGCGATGTTCGCGTTCAACGAGCAGGTCGACAAGGTCGCCCTCGAACCCGCGGCCCGGGCGTACGAGTCCGTCGTGCCGGTGCCGCTGCGGACCGGTGTCGGCAATTTCTTCGGCAACCTGGCCGATCCCTGGATCGGTCTCAACAACCTGCTGCAAGGCAAGGTGGCCGAGTCGCTGGGCGATTTCATGCGGTTCGCGTTCAATTCCACCTGGGGGCTGCTCGGCGTGCTCGACATCGCCAGCGAGGCGGGCCTGGCCAAACACGACGAAGACCTCGGCCAGACCCTCGGACACTGGGGAGTAGGCGAGGGCGCCTATATCGTGCTGCCGTTCTTCGGCCCGCGCACGGTGCGCGATGCCCTGGCATTGCCGGCCGACCTCGAGGGCGACAGCCCGCTTCGGATCGGTCACGTGCCGACGCGCAATACCCTGACCGGCGTGCGCATCATCCACACCCGTCACACCCTGCTCGGTGCCGAGCGCACGCTCGAGGAGGCGACGCTGGACAAATACGCCTATGTCCGCGACTTCTACCTCGAACAACGCCGTTACAAGGTCAGTGATGGCAAGCGGGAGCGGGTGTACGAAGATTTCGACGACCTGTCGGCGTCTCCGCTCGGCGATGGAATCGATGTGGCCGCCGTCACCGCGGTGACGCGCCTGGAGCTGGCCCGGTTCGGGGCCTCCGCGGTCGAGGCCGGCGGCGCTTCCGTACAATCGATGAAGTAG
- a CDS encoding STAS domain-containing protein: protein MSGAGAAARFALQGALTMRTAPALLDEGRRRAGEGDLVVDLAAVTDADSAALALLLDWLRAARAAGHSLKLCNLPQGLVSLAALYDLDAVLPREGEA from the coding sequence ATGAGCGGAGCCGGTGCTGCCGCGCGGTTCGCCCTGCAGGGGGCGTTGACGATGCGCACCGCCCCCGCGCTGCTCGACGAGGGGCGGCGGCGGGCGGGCGAGGGCGACCTCGTCGTCGACCTCGCCGCCGTCACCGACGCCGATTCGGCGGCGCTCGCGCTGCTGCTCGACTGGCTGCGCGCCGCCCGTGCGGCAGGGCACAGCCTGAAGCTGTGCAACCTGCCGCAGGGGCTGGTGAGCCTGGCGGCGCTGTACGATCTCGATGCGGTGCTGCCGCGCGAAGGTGAGGCATGA
- a CDS encoding ABC transporter ATP-binding protein — protein sequence MTLPAIRIRGVTKHYGALQALGGVDLEIAQGEFFGLLGPNGAGKTTLISALSGLVRADRGSLEIMGCDVVADYRDARRNLGVVPQELVFDPFFSVRELLRIQSGYFGIRHNDDWIDEILASLDLSHKAGANMRMLSGGMKRRVLVAQALVHRPPVIVLDEPTAGVDVELRQGLWQFIRKLNRDGHTIVLTTHYLEEAEALCGRIAMLKAGKVVALDTTENLLRRFATHTLRVRAEAPQAALALGGVEGAEGWVEFAFDNYAEVEPLLARLREAGAGVGELQLGEPDLERVFVEVMNRA from the coding sequence ATGACCCTGCCCGCGATCCGCATTCGCGGCGTCACCAAGCACTACGGTGCGCTGCAGGCGCTCGGCGGGGTGGATCTGGAGATCGCCCAGGGCGAATTCTTCGGCCTGCTCGGGCCCAACGGCGCGGGCAAGACCACGCTGATCTCGGCCCTGTCCGGCCTGGTGCGCGCCGACCGCGGCAGCCTCGAGATCATGGGCTGCGATGTCGTCGCCGACTACCGCGATGCGCGGCGCAACCTCGGCGTGGTGCCGCAGGAACTGGTGTTCGACCCCTTCTTCTCGGTGCGCGAGCTGCTGCGTATCCAGTCGGGGTATTTCGGCATCCGCCACAACGACGACTGGATCGACGAGATCCTCGCCAGCCTCGACCTGAGCCACAAGGCCGGGGCCAACATGCGGATGCTGTCGGGCGGCATGAAGCGGCGCGTGCTGGTGGCCCAGGCCCTGGTGCACCGGCCGCCGGTGATCGTCCTCGACGAGCCCACCGCCGGCGTGGACGTGGAACTGCGCCAGGGGCTGTGGCAGTTCATCCGCAAGCTCAACCGCGACGGCCACACCATCGTCCTCACCACCCATTACCTGGAAGAGGCCGAAGCCCTGTGTGGGCGCATCGCGATGCTCAAGGCCGGCAAGGTGGTGGCGCTCGATACCACCGAAAATCTGTTACGGCGTTTTGCCACCCACACCCTGCGCGTGCGCGCCGAGGCACCGCAGGCCGCGCTCGCCCTTGGTGGGGTGGAAGGGGCGGAAGGCTGGGTCGAGTTCGCCTTCGACAATTATGCCGAAGTCGAGCCGCTGCTCGCCCGCCTGCGCGAAGCCGGTGCCGGCGTGGGCGAACTGCAGCTCGGCGAACCCGATCTCGAGCGTGTCTTCGTCGAGGTGATGAATCGTGCCTGA
- a CDS encoding ABC transporter ATP-binding protein, which produces MPSSSVPASPLVSLRDVRFAYGEREVLRGIDLRVHRGQVVAIMGGSGCGKTTLLRLIGGQLRASAGTVEVDGRDVAKLSSAELYALRRQMGMLFQFGALFTDMSVFDNVAFPLREHTGLPSSMVRDLVLMKLQAVGLRGAARLRPGELSGGMARRVALARAVALDPMLILYDEPFAGLDPISLGIIGQLIRRLNDALGAATVMVTHDVHESLAIVDYIYFVSGGGIVAQGTPDEIRASSDPFVHQFVHAEADGPVPFHYPAPPIESLFGEAAA; this is translated from the coding sequence GTGCCCTCTTCTTCCGTCCCGGCTTCCCCGCTGGTTTCCCTGCGTGACGTGCGCTTTGCGTATGGCGAGCGCGAAGTGCTGCGCGGCATCGACCTGCGCGTGCATCGCGGGCAGGTGGTGGCCATCATGGGCGGGAGCGGGTGCGGCAAGACCACCTTGCTGCGCCTGATCGGCGGACAGTTGCGGGCTTCGGCCGGCACCGTCGAAGTGGACGGGCGCGATGTCGCCAAGCTGTCGTCGGCCGAGCTGTACGCGCTGCGCCGGCAGATGGGGATGCTGTTCCAGTTCGGCGCGCTATTCACCGACATGAGCGTGTTCGACAACGTCGCCTTCCCGTTGCGCGAGCACACCGGGCTGCCTTCCAGCATGGTGCGCGATCTGGTGCTGATGAAGCTGCAGGCGGTCGGCCTGCGCGGCGCGGCGCGCCTCCGCCCGGGCGAACTGTCGGGGGGCATGGCGCGCCGGGTGGCGCTGGCGCGCGCGGTGGCGCTCGACCCGATGCTGATCCTGTACGACGAACCGTTCGCCGGGCTCGATCCGATTTCGCTCGGCATCATCGGCCAACTCATCCGCCGCCTCAACGACGCGCTCGGCGCGGCCACGGTGATGGTGACTCACGATGTGCACGAATCGCTGGCGATCGTCGACTACATCTATTTCGTCTCCGGCGGGGGGATCGTCGCCCAGGGCACGCCGGACGAGATCCGGGCTTCGTCCGATCCTTTCGTGCACCAGTTCGTCCATGCCGAGGCCGACGGCCCCGTGCCCTTCCACTATCCGGCGCCGCCGATCGAGAGCCTGTTCGGCGAGGCGGCGGCATGA
- a CDS encoding type II secretion system protein GspD: MGLPRSSIRHATASAALALAVACAPLQPRHPPAGHLEQAAAPPPSAPAPRPSQPPGTAAPPPARAAASAPLPPEPAAATYSVAVHDLPVEQLLLAIGRDTGLELDLHPGLEGRITLNAIDQPLARLLERIAEQAEIRYRLEGRHLVVRPDTPFVRSYTLDYVNLDRDMRGTVATSTQIATSSAGARAEATGNASITQIETRASNNFWAALEANLSSFLDGAAALQCPRATGCGSGSGSGSGSGSVMINRESGVLMVRATARQHEQLAEFLGRVQQAARRQVMIEATVVEITLSDGYRQGIDWSRLDLPGWTVRPRGSNDGATTQPTIGYLSARHDVRIELLETFGTVKVLSSPRLSVLNNQTAMLKVVEEVVYFIVDSTTTEYDDRKQARITATTTPQSVSVGMVMAVTPQIGASGDITLNVRPTIAGISGFKDDPNPTLRDIPNRVPQIRTREIESMLRLRSGEIAVLGGLMEDRIDHDTGRIPIFGHLPLLGELFTRRDSTVRRTELLIFLRPVLIDDPSTAGDFTPYAAHLPTAAFLNGGSTPVPRPAFPASRSRP, encoded by the coding sequence ATGGGACTGCCACGCTCATCCATCAGACATGCAACCGCCAGCGCCGCGCTCGCTCTTGCCGTGGCATGCGCCCCACTTCAGCCGCGCCACCCGCCGGCCGGCCACCTGGAGCAGGCGGCGGCTCCGCCCCCCTCGGCGCCTGCGCCTCGCCCCTCCCAGCCGCCCGGCACGGCAGCCCCGCCGCCCGCCCGGGCGGCCGCCTCTGCGCCCCTCCCACCGGAACCGGCGGCGGCCACTTACTCCGTCGCCGTCCACGACCTCCCCGTCGAACAGCTGCTCCTCGCCATCGGCCGCGACACCGGGCTCGAGCTCGACCTGCATCCCGGCCTTGAAGGCCGCATCACCCTCAACGCCATCGACCAGCCTCTCGCCCGCCTGCTCGAACGCATCGCCGAGCAGGCCGAAATCCGCTACCGCCTCGAAGGCCGCCATCTGGTCGTCCGCCCCGACACCCCTTTCGTCCGCAGCTACACCCTCGACTACGTCAACCTCGATCGCGACATGCGCGGCACCGTCGCCACCAGCACCCAGATCGCCACCTCATCCGCGGGCGCACGCGCCGAAGCGACCGGCAACGCTTCCATCACCCAGATCGAAACCCGTGCCAGCAACAACTTCTGGGCGGCGCTGGAAGCAAATCTGAGCAGCTTTCTCGACGGCGCCGCTGCGCTCCAGTGCCCCCGTGCGACCGGGTGCGGCAGCGGCAGCGGCAGCGGCAGCGGCAGCGGCAGCGTCATGATCAACCGCGAGAGCGGAGTGCTGATGGTGCGCGCCACCGCCCGCCAGCACGAGCAGCTGGCCGAATTCCTCGGCCGGGTGCAGCAGGCTGCACGCCGCCAGGTCATGATCGAAGCCACGGTCGTCGAAATCACCCTCTCCGACGGCTACCGCCAGGGCATCGACTGGAGCCGTCTCGACCTTCCGGGGTGGACCGTTCGCCCGCGCGGCAGCAACGACGGCGCCACCACCCAGCCGACGATCGGCTACCTGTCGGCGCGCCACGACGTCCGGATCGAGCTGCTGGAAACATTCGGCACCGTCAAAGTGTTGTCCAGTCCCCGCCTGTCGGTGCTCAACAACCAGACCGCGATGCTCAAGGTGGTCGAGGAAGTGGTCTATTTCATCGTCGACAGCACCACCACCGAATACGACGACCGCAAGCAGGCCCGCATCACCGCCACCACCACGCCACAGTCGGTATCGGTCGGGATGGTCATGGCGGTGACGCCGCAGATCGGTGCCAGCGGCGACATCACCCTCAACGTGCGCCCGACCATCGCCGGCATTTCCGGCTTCAAGGACGACCCGAACCCGACGCTGCGCGACATCCCCAACCGGGTGCCGCAGATCCGCACCCGCGAGATCGAATCCATGCTGCGCCTGCGCAGCGGCGAAATCGCAGTGCTCGGCGGGCTGATGGAAGACCGCATCGATCACGACACCGGGCGCATCCCCATATTCGGCCACCTCCCCCTGCTCGGCGAGCTGTTCACCCGCCGCGACAGCACGGTGCGGCGGACCGAACTGCTGATCTTCCTGCGCCCGGTGCTGATCGACGACCCGAGCACGGCGGGCGATTTCACCCCCTATGCGGCACACCTGCCGACCGCCGCCTTCCTCAATGGCGGATCGACTCCCGTCCCCCGCCCCGCCTTCCCCGCATCCCGGAGCCGGCCATGA
- a CDS encoding MlaC/ttg2D family ABC transporter substrate-binding protein, producing the protein MKKLLALCCFLFAGLLPAAIADVTAPDVLVRDVTNEVLEIVRRDKAIQSGDTQRVIELVDARVLPHFDFRRMTMLAVGRDWREASPEQQGRLTEAFRTLLVRTYSNALTQYRDQVIAFLPSRFTPADTRVQIRTEVRQSGAQPIGIDYMLEKGAQGWKVFDVVVAGVSLVTNYRSSFTQEIRSGGIDGLIASLEARNRALTDEQKRS; encoded by the coding sequence ATGAAAAAACTGCTTGCCCTGTGCTGTTTCCTGTTTGCCGGCTTGTTGCCGGCGGCGATCGCCGATGTCACGGCACCCGATGTCCTCGTGCGCGATGTCACCAACGAAGTGCTGGAGATCGTGCGTCGCGACAAGGCGATCCAGTCCGGCGACACCCAGCGCGTCATCGAGCTGGTCGATGCGCGGGTGCTGCCGCATTTCGACTTCCGCCGCATGACCATGCTCGCCGTCGGGCGCGACTGGCGCGAGGCCAGCCCCGAGCAGCAGGGGCGCCTGACCGAAGCCTTCCGCACCTTGCTGGTGCGTACCTACTCGAACGCGCTGACCCAGTACCGCGACCAGGTCATCGCCTTCCTGCCTTCGCGCTTCACCCCGGCCGATACCCGGGTGCAGATCCGCACCGAAGTGCGCCAATCCGGCGCCCAGCCGATCGGCATCGACTACATGCTGGAAAAGGGCGCGCAGGGCTGGAAAGTGTTCGACGTCGTCGTCGCCGGCGTGAGCCTGGTCACCAACTACCGCAGCAGCTTCACCCAGGAAATCCGCAGCGGCGGCATCGACGGCCTGATTGCCTCGCTCGAAGCCCGTAATCGCGCGCTCACCGACGAGCAGAAGCGTTCATGA